In Shewanella sp. VB17, a single genomic region encodes these proteins:
- the tssF gene encoding type VI secretion system baseplate subunit TssF encodes MSQDKYFRDELAFLREQGKQFSDLHPQLARYLHGNNTDPDVERLLEGFAFLTGRLREKIDDEFPELTHSMINMLWPNYLRPVPSTSIVRFSPHARGISNKQLIEKGCMLDTNEVDGEVCHFTTCRDVNVYPLSVNNIESFHSREASIIDIYVSNFSDLSLHEIGLDDLRFYLGGQNHSAQMLYLWLNHYLEGIDICIGDKHYSLPNSSFKCVGFESGDGILPYPKNVYEGYRILQEYLSFSDAFMFFDICKIYQCLPSGVGGDFSIKLKFSRTLPADVLIQKEIFQLYCVPVLNLFSHDADPIDLTGKKSEYPIFPSSRKPANFEIFSVDKVQGWHDSDSGRVRGEERVYTPFESFQHEVERVRERVALYYRLRARESIRGDGFDHFLSFVRGDETQRFDANEAVSVSLTCTNRQLPTQLGKGDICVTTDSSPTFASFENITEPSASLRPVLDGSMLWTLISNLSLNYLSLLSKDALCSIIRAYDFKSLIDRQAERVTQKRLDGIVSIDSKPTERIFRGMPVRGLQSVISLDQHKFGSEGDLYLFATVLSRFFALYASINSFHELIVINTVNQERYTWDIQIGQQPLI; translated from the coding sequence GTGTCTCAAGACAAATATTTCAGGGATGAATTAGCCTTTCTAAGGGAACAAGGAAAACAGTTTTCTGATCTTCATCCCCAATTAGCACGCTATTTACACGGCAATAATACCGATCCAGACGTTGAACGTTTACTGGAAGGTTTTGCTTTTTTGACCGGTAGGTTACGTGAAAAGATCGATGACGAATTTCCTGAATTGACTCATTCGATGATCAATATGCTATGGCCGAATTATCTGCGACCGGTGCCTAGTACAAGTATCGTGCGTTTTTCACCTCATGCTCGTGGTATTAGTAATAAGCAACTGATCGAAAAAGGTTGCATGTTAGACACGAATGAAGTTGATGGCGAAGTGTGTCATTTTACCACCTGTAGAGATGTCAATGTTTACCCGCTTTCGGTGAACAATATCGAATCTTTTCACTCTAGAGAAGCATCAATTATTGATATATATGTCTCTAACTTTAGTGATTTGTCATTGCATGAAATAGGCCTTGATGATCTGCGTTTCTATTTAGGAGGTCAAAACCACAGTGCACAAATGCTCTATCTTTGGCTTAACCATTATTTAGAAGGCATAGATATTTGCATAGGTGATAAGCATTATTCCTTGCCAAATTCGAGTTTTAAATGTGTTGGTTTTGAGAGTGGTGATGGTATTTTACCTTATCCAAAAAATGTATATGAAGGCTATCGAATATTACAAGAATACTTGTCATTTTCTGATGCTTTTATGTTTTTTGATATTTGTAAAATTTATCAATGTCTCCCATCAGGTGTTGGTGGTGATTTCTCAATTAAATTAAAGTTTTCTCGCACTTTACCTGCTGACGTTTTGATTCAAAAAGAGATATTTCAGCTTTACTGCGTTCCCGTGCTTAATTTGTTTTCCCATGATGCCGATCCTATCGATCTCACAGGTAAAAAGAGTGAATATCCTATTTTTCCATCCAGTCGTAAGCCAGCTAACTTTGAGATTTTTAGTGTTGATAAAGTGCAGGGATGGCACGATTCTGACTCGGGTCGTGTTCGAGGCGAAGAACGAGTTTATACACCATTTGAAAGCTTTCAACATGAAGTCGAACGAGTCAGAGAACGGGTAGCACTTTATTATCGACTACGAGCGAGAGAGAGTATTCGTGGAGATGGTTTCGATCACTTTCTTTCTTTTGTGAGAGGTGATGAGACCCAGAGGTTTGATGCTAATGAAGCTGTGTCTGTCAGTTTAACCTGCACTAATAGACAGCTGCCTACTCAACTAGGTAAAGGTGATATTTGCGTGACGACCGATTCTTCACCAACGTTTGCCTCATTTGAAAATATTACCGAACCTAGCGCTTCGCTAAGACCTGTGCTTGATGGCAGCATGTTATGGACACTCATTTCAAATTTATCGCTGAATTACCTGTCACTTTTATCTAAAGATGCTTTGTGCTCAATTATTCGAGCTTACGATTTTAAATCACTCATCGATAGACAAGCTGAGCGAGTCACTCAAAAACGCTTAGATGGCATTGTCAGTATTGATTCTAAACCGACAGAGCGAATTTTTCGTGGTATGCCTGTGCGAGGGTTGCAATCTGTGATCTCTCTCGATCAGCATAAGTTTGGTTCGGAAGGAGATCTATACCTTTTTGCAACGGTATTAAGTCGTTTTTTTGCACTTTATGCCAGTATCAATTCATTTCACGAATTGATCGTGATTAATACCGTCAATCAGGAAAGATACACATGGGATATTCAGATTGGCCAACAACCCTTGATCTAG
- the tssG gene encoding type VI secretion system baseplate subunit TssG: protein MGYSDWPTTLDLATEKDALVFPEAVSSYNFFQLVELMHKLSGNNPEEHDWESLGQLLFSANPSLGFAASDVTAIERLSVDRVKIETTFLGLNGAQSPLPSYMLEELLHDETNIKRDFLDFFNNRLIALFYRAWRKYRYYIRFQDDAIDKFSSQVFALVGLGNEDIRGDTPINWCKMLPYAGMLAGRSRSPQAVAGIIAHCFDLEDVSIRQWEFRHVEIPQSQQCVLGKSNVKLGEDTLLGSKVGDISGKFVLCIKGLSLMRFQDFLPSGKEFMPLCKVMEVILREQMAFDFELTLKTDDIPLLRLGEEQGGQLGWSSFLGQAAIEQQQVLIQIRQ from the coding sequence ATGGGATATTCAGATTGGCCAACAACCCTTGATCTAGCAACGGAAAAAGATGCGTTAGTGTTCCCTGAGGCTGTTAGTTCATATAATTTTTTTCAACTTGTTGAGTTGATGCATAAATTAAGTGGCAATAACCCTGAAGAGCATGATTGGGAAAGTTTAGGGCAACTGCTCTTCTCGGCAAATCCGAGTTTAGGTTTTGCTGCCAGTGATGTCACAGCCATTGAAAGGCTTTCTGTTGATCGGGTTAAAATTGAAACCACATTCTTAGGGTTAAATGGGGCTCAATCACCATTACCCAGTTACATGCTAGAAGAGTTACTTCATGACGAAACAAATATTAAACGTGATTTTTTAGACTTTTTTAACAACCGTTTAATTGCTTTATTTTATCGAGCATGGCGAAAATATCGATATTATATTCGCTTTCAAGATGATGCCATTGATAAATTTTCATCTCAAGTGTTTGCGCTTGTGGGGTTAGGCAATGAAGATATTCGCGGTGATACTCCCATTAACTGGTGCAAGATGTTGCCTTATGCGGGTATGTTGGCAGGACGAAGTCGTTCTCCTCAGGCGGTTGCCGGTATTATTGCACATTGTTTTGATCTTGAAGATGTCTCGATTAGACAATGGGAATTTAGGCATGTCGAGATCCCGCAGTCGCAGCAATGTGTCTTAGGAAAAAGCAATGTCAAATTAGGCGAAGATACACTTTTAGGGAGTAAAGTCGGCGATATAAGTGGGAAATTTGTCTTGTGTATTAAAGGCTTATCCTTAATGCGTTTTCAAGATTTCTTACCTTCTGGCAAAGAATTTATGCCGCTGTGTAAAGTCATGGAAGTCATACTTAGAGAGCAAATGGCGTTTGATTTTGAATTGACATTAAAGACGGATGATATTCCTTTACTTAGGTTAGGTGAAGAGCAGGGTGGACAATTAGGTTGGTCTTCCTTTCTTGGACAAGCTGCCATTGAACAGCAGCAAGTATTAATACAAATTAGGCAGTAA
- the tagH gene encoding type VI secretion system-associated FHA domain protein TagH codes for MDKSILLNIVNSQMLDSGLLPFVRFSKEGGLLGSDTNADWQLKDRLNQVRHQHCRIVWLDEQFCLEDLCGEVFINNASMPVGVNRFASLNENDEINVGPYKVRISLGQGTNDASSMSHRISELFSENNFADLMSESSSEVAHDHNDISIDDPMLALDALQQKSLENTLSFASKQADKVDNNSLIDDQYSISDKELTVQADSEYTADSAIALTQHTYLDNFTMDENTLDLLESELHAELDIDLAKNSTFTGEHITAGPLFRGLGTQVGDVRNSAQMQAIAVDLGSALKAAITGLLSLHSTANQSRYELMNKNLQPIEDNPLRLGLDYEETINTLFSYDRSPVHLSSEAAITESIQSVEHHNEAVQSAISEALDYILLAFSPEKLLKRFKQYRKSSDANLEAGDKWAWSMYEKYYAELTSNRQKGFEKLFWEVFEQAYDRKLRELQREC; via the coding sequence GTGGATAAATCAATATTACTCAATATCGTTAATTCCCAAATGCTGGATTCAGGCTTATTGCCTTTTGTCAGATTCAGTAAAGAAGGTGGGCTGCTTGGTAGTGATACCAATGCTGATTGGCAATTAAAAGATAGGTTAAATCAAGTTCGACATCAACATTGCCGTATTGTTTGGCTAGATGAACAGTTTTGCCTCGAAGATCTCTGTGGTGAAGTGTTTATTAACAATGCTTCTATGCCTGTTGGGGTGAACCGTTTTGCCAGTCTTAATGAGAATGATGAAATCAATGTTGGCCCTTATAAGGTCAGAATATCATTAGGGCAGGGTACGAATGACGCTAGCTCAATGAGCCATCGCATATCGGAACTGTTTAGTGAAAATAATTTTGCTGATTTGATGAGTGAGTCTTCGTCTGAAGTTGCGCACGATCATAATGATATTTCCATTGACGATCCTATGTTAGCACTAGATGCATTGCAGCAAAAATCACTAGAGAACACATTAAGTTTTGCATCTAAGCAAGCAGACAAAGTTGACAATAATAGTCTAATCGATGACCAATATTCGATTAGCGATAAAGAGCTAACCGTGCAAGCTGATTCCGAATATACCGCTGATTCTGCGATTGCATTAACACAACACACTTACTTGGATAATTTTACCATGGATGAGAATACGCTAGATTTGTTGGAATCTGAATTACATGCTGAACTGGACATAGATCTGGCCAAAAACAGTACATTCACAGGCGAGCATATTACCGCTGGCCCTCTATTTCGTGGCCTAGGTACACAAGTTGGCGATGTCCGAAATAGCGCACAAATGCAAGCTATTGCAGTGGATTTAGGCTCGGCATTAAAAGCGGCTATTACAGGGCTACTTTCGTTGCATAGCACGGCAAATCAAAGCCGTTACGAGCTAATGAATAAAAATTTACAACCAATTGAAGATAATCCGCTTCGATTGGGTCTAGATTATGAAGAAACAATCAATACCCTGTTTTCTTATGACAGGAGCCCGGTTCATTTATCATCAGAAGCGGCTATTACCGAAAGTATCCAATCTGTTGAACATCATAATGAAGCGGTTCAATCGGCGATCAGTGAAGCACTGGATTATATCTTATTGGCTTTTTCTCCTGAAAAATTGTTAAAGCGGTTTAAGCAGTATCGTAAATCAAGTGATGCTAATTTAGAGGCTGGCGATAAATGGGCTTGGTCTATGTATGAAAAATACTACGCTGAGCTGACCTCTAACCGCCAAAAAGGTTTTGAGAAACTCTTCTGGGAAGTTTTTGAGCAAGCCTACGATCGTAAGCTGCGTGAACTTCAAAGGGAGTGCTAA